One Roseimicrobium gellanilyticum DNA window includes the following coding sequences:
- a CDS encoding hydrolase, producing the protein MIFFIDVDGTLVTTVGTTRIPMTDVIEHVRQLKVDGAQLYLWSAGGADYCRQTAIELGIEECFVAFLPKPRVMIDDQEMQDWVFCTTFHPSTCAGRTLNDYLMP; encoded by the coding sequence ATGATCTTCTTCATCGACGTCGACGGCACGCTGGTGACAACCGTCGGAACCACGCGCATCCCGATGACGGACGTGATTGAGCACGTTCGGCAGCTCAAGGTCGACGGAGCACAGCTCTACCTGTGGAGTGCGGGCGGAGCGGACTACTGCAGGCAAACTGCGATAGAGCTTGGGATCGAGGAGTGCTTCGTGGCCTTCTTGCCGAAGCCGAGAGTCATGATTGATGATCAGGAAATGCAGGACTGGGTGTTCTGCACGACGTTTCATCCGTCCACCTGCGCTGGGCGGACGCTGAACGATTACCTCATGCCGTGA
- a CDS encoding DUF2726 domain-containing protein: MAKRNQDSSAPVVSASTSKGVTVDYRSKVYLMSKTERSFFGTLQEQMDGKFVVFSKVRLADIVKPVSVDGPSWWTAFHQLSSKHIDFVICDPASLALVCCIELDDASHERDDRKGRDGFVDATLAAAGIPFLRFAASKGINSHEIREKFWLTIGAHVP; encoded by the coding sequence ATGGCAAAGCGCAATCAGGATTCCAGTGCTCCCGTCGTGAGCGCCTCCACGTCGAAGGGCGTGACCGTAGATTACCGCTCGAAGGTCTACCTGATGTCCAAGACGGAGCGCTCGTTCTTTGGAACCCTGCAGGAGCAGATGGATGGCAAATTCGTCGTCTTCTCCAAGGTACGCCTTGCGGATATCGTGAAGCCCGTGTCCGTCGATGGCCCTTCCTGGTGGACCGCCTTTCACCAGCTTTCCTCGAAGCACATCGATTTCGTGATCTGCGATCCGGCCAGCCTCGCCCTGGTGTGCTGCATTGAGCTGGATGACGCTTCCCATGAACGGGATGACCGCAAGGGACGCGATGGCTTTGTAGACGCCACCTTGGCGGCCGCAGGCATTCCGTTCCTCCGTTTTGCGGCGTCCAAGGGCATCAACTCCCATGAAATTCGGGAGAAGTTCTGGCTCACGATTGGAGCCCATGTGCCCTGA
- the lysA gene encoding diaminopimelate decarboxylase: protein MTLNPELLQKLANTAGTPFWLYDAATLRQRIADIKFITDSPGVQARFAMKACPATKVLQEMQKAGIWIDAVSGNEVLRALAAGFQGGQEPAQVCLTCDVFRDNALDVVLKHGVLPNIGSPGQIQDLVKAGYKGAISVRVNPGFGHGHVNACDTGGPSSKHGIWFEDFAEINKAAQAAGFPIHMLHAHIGSGPQFDELVDNLTQLAEEFASFLPQLPYLRSVSLGGGIPHNYRDPQAKVPLERLKKLFADCRERLVAAAGRPIGLEIEPGRYYVAPTCILVAKVTDVKRTRDNIKGAGATFAMVDAGFVDLVRPAMYGSYHRITVLPHDGAQRPEVPIVVAGPLCESGDVFTRDDQELLQPRDLPQPEAGDLLVLHDAGAYGYAMSSNYNSIGRAPQLWLEEDGSVQMISRRETLADLLKAECSEKLSV from the coding sequence ATGACACTGAATCCTGAGCTCCTGCAAAAGCTTGCCAACACGGCAGGCACGCCCTTCTGGCTGTATGACGCCGCGACGCTGCGCCAGCGCATTGCCGACATCAAATTCATCACCGACAGCCCCGGTGTGCAGGCTCGCTTTGCCATGAAGGCCTGCCCGGCTACGAAAGTCCTGCAGGAGATGCAGAAGGCTGGCATCTGGATCGATGCAGTGTCCGGCAATGAAGTGCTGCGTGCCCTGGCGGCTGGCTTCCAGGGGGGCCAGGAGCCGGCGCAGGTGTGCCTGACTTGCGACGTCTTCCGCGACAATGCCCTCGATGTGGTGCTGAAGCACGGCGTGCTGCCGAACATCGGCAGCCCTGGGCAGATTCAGGATCTGGTGAAGGCGGGATACAAGGGTGCGATCTCCGTGCGCGTGAACCCAGGCTTCGGCCATGGGCACGTGAACGCCTGCGATACTGGCGGTCCCAGCTCGAAGCATGGCATCTGGTTTGAAGACTTCGCGGAAATCAACAAGGCGGCACAGGCCGCGGGTTTCCCGATTCACATGCTGCACGCGCACATCGGCAGCGGTCCGCAGTTTGATGAGTTGGTGGACAACCTCACGCAGCTTGCCGAGGAGTTCGCCTCCTTCCTGCCGCAGCTTCCCTACCTCCGCTCCGTGAGCCTCGGTGGTGGTATCCCACACAACTACCGCGACCCGCAGGCGAAGGTGCCTCTGGAGCGTCTGAAGAAGCTCTTCGCGGATTGCCGTGAGCGCCTTGTGGCGGCTGCGGGACGTCCCATCGGATTGGAAATCGAGCCCGGCCGCTACTATGTGGCGCCGACCTGCATCCTCGTGGCCAAGGTCACGGATGTGAAGCGCACACGCGACAACATCAAGGGCGCAGGTGCGACCTTTGCCATGGTGGATGCTGGCTTCGTGGATCTCGTGCGTCCCGCGATGTACGGATCCTACCATCGCATCACCGTGCTTCCGCATGATGGTGCTCAGCGTCCGGAGGTGCCCATCGTGGTGGCTGGTCCGCTGTGCGAAAGTGGCGACGTCTTCACGCGTGATGACCAGGAACTCCTGCAGCCCCGCGATCTTCCGCAGCCGGAAGCAGGCGATCTGCTCGTGCTCCATGATGCCGGTGCGTACGGCTACGCCATGAGCAGCAATTACAACTCCATCGGCCGTGCACCCCAGCTCTGGCTGGAGGAGGACGGCTCGGTGCAAATGATCTCACGCCGTGAGACGTTGGCCGATCTGCTGAAGGCAGAGTGCTCGGAGAAGCTGTCCGTTTAG
- a CDS encoding glycosyltransferase family 4 protein — MRVLQLTPGTGSFHCGSCLRDNALIKALRTRGHDALLLPLYLPLVTDADEANPEQGVRVGGVGLYLQHKFPFFHKLPKFIHRWVNSESTLRWASTKLGMTSARDLGEMTVGSLEGEKGRQWPVWNELVDWICEGANADVICLSNALLIGLAPALKRRTGKPIVCALQGEDAFVDTLIEPYRSQAWALLQENAKHVTKFISPSKFYAEVMSKKLAVGPEAMTVVPNGINFETFLPVRPTQEPPSPTIGYLARMIHGKGLTTLVDAFILLAKKKSIPGARLRIAGTKTEADDKYIAELKKKIREAGFENRVSWEPNLSFENKVQFLHELSVLSVPATYGEAFGLYIAEAQGVGVPVVQPRHGAFPEILEITQGGVICDPDDPQALAVALEELLLDDARRHKMAATAKVNARAHFSATKMAENFEKVLLEVTTTAAKAPQPA; from the coding sequence ATGCGCGTCCTCCAACTGACTCCCGGTACCGGCTCCTTTCACTGCGGAAGTTGCCTGCGTGACAATGCCCTCATCAAGGCGCTGCGTACGCGTGGCCATGATGCGCTGCTGTTGCCGCTCTATCTCCCGCTGGTGACGGATGCGGACGAGGCGAACCCGGAGCAGGGCGTGCGTGTGGGCGGCGTGGGGCTGTATCTCCAGCACAAGTTTCCCTTCTTCCACAAGCTGCCCAAGTTCATTCATCGCTGGGTGAACAGCGAATCCACTCTCCGCTGGGCGTCCACGAAGTTGGGCATGACCAGTGCTCGCGACCTCGGTGAGATGACAGTGGGAAGCCTGGAGGGGGAGAAGGGCAGGCAATGGCCTGTGTGGAATGAACTCGTGGACTGGATCTGCGAGGGGGCAAATGCGGACGTCATCTGCCTCTCGAATGCTTTGCTTATCGGTTTGGCGCCGGCACTGAAGCGGCGTACTGGCAAGCCCATCGTCTGCGCATTGCAGGGGGAGGATGCGTTTGTGGATACGCTGATCGAGCCATACCGCAGCCAGGCTTGGGCATTGCTTCAGGAGAATGCGAAGCACGTGACGAAGTTCATCTCGCCCAGCAAGTTCTACGCAGAGGTCATGAGCAAGAAGCTCGCCGTAGGACCGGAGGCGATGACTGTGGTGCCCAACGGGATCAACTTCGAGACGTTCCTGCCCGTGCGTCCCACACAGGAGCCACCCAGCCCGACCATCGGCTACCTCGCACGGATGATTCATGGGAAGGGCCTCACCACGCTGGTGGATGCTTTCATCTTGCTGGCGAAGAAGAAGTCCATCCCCGGCGCCCGCCTGCGCATCGCAGGGACGAAGACAGAGGCAGATGACAAGTACATTGCCGAATTGAAGAAGAAGATTCGTGAGGCCGGATTTGAGAACCGCGTGAGCTGGGAACCGAATCTGAGCTTCGAGAACAAGGTGCAGTTCCTGCATGAACTTTCCGTGCTGTCCGTGCCAGCCACCTATGGAGAGGCCTTTGGCCTGTACATTGCCGAGGCGCAAGGGGTGGGTGTGCCCGTCGTGCAGCCGCGCCATGGAGCCTTCCCGGAGATTTTGGAAATCACGCAGGGCGGAGTGATTTGCGATCCGGATGATCCGCAGGCACTGGCCGTCGCACTGGAGGAACTGCTCCTTGATGACGCCCGCCGCCACAAGATGGCTGCCACGGCGAAGGTGAATGCTCGGGCGCACTTCTCCGCGACCAAAATGGCGGAGAACTTTGAGAAGGTCCTGCTGGAGGTGACGACGACAGCGGCGAAGGCACCTCAACCGGCGTGA
- the rplS gene encoding 50S ribosomal protein L19 codes for MNPIISKIQDEQKKSNIPDFGPGDTVKVHTRVVEGDKERVQIFAGIVLARRNGNNLNAAFTVRKISYGEGVERVFPLHTPRISKIEIVKRGKVRRAKLHYLRKRQGKEATLVKLLDERQDDQA; via the coding sequence ATGAACCCTATCATCAGCAAAATCCAGGACGAGCAGAAGAAGTCCAACATCCCTGACTTCGGCCCTGGCGACACCGTCAAGGTTCACACCCGCGTGGTGGAAGGTGACAAGGAGCGCGTGCAGATCTTCGCCGGTATCGTGCTTGCCCGCCGCAACGGCAACAACCTGAATGCCGCTTTCACCGTTCGCAAGATTTCCTACGGCGAAGGCGTGGAGCGCGTGTTCCCCCTGCACACCCCCCGTATCTCCAAGATCGAAATCGTGAAGCGCGGCAAGGTCCGTCGTGCGAAGCTCCACTACCTCCGCAAGCGCCAGGGCAAGGAAGCAACGCTCGTGAAACTTCTCGACGAACGCCAGGACGACCAGGCCTAA
- the asnB gene encoding asparagine synthase (glutamine-hydrolyzing): MCGFIGWFQSKGPLGQGRRAQLSEALKLITHRGPDDGSEAVGGESEGLGWYMGFRRLAIQDLSPAGRQPMQFGGGRYTLTFNGEIYNHHDLRHAELKDAALSSTGDTVVLGTLLAQRAPAQVLSLLRGMFAFAWWDEQEESLVAARDHFGIKPLYYVEVDGALFLSSEIKVMRKLLGDRATVSQAALAQYFRWGSIQGPDTMLEGVRSLPPGHLLRWKQGKLSVERYFIPQWPGKEAWVTDPTEARKLVRNGITESVRAHLISDVPVGVFLSGGLDSTLMAAIMREQGMTGIQAFSIGYEENAGVPDESDTASRTAAFLGCKFTRERLTADGLFDKLDGYLGSLDQPTGDALNTWLVSQVAAKDVKVTLSGLGADEWFGGYNYHRLINLALRVPAHATFGKVAGPLVKLAEKFLPAGVQGHKSWKALSYASGAAGTELAAMHAHARTIFNRSEIAALLTCPEAKVDAISLRNDLRDTLISKLSERAPDAWLHQLLLLETETYLANTLLRDNDVTSMAHSLELRVPLVDREIFTLAGRIAPEAKLNMQGGKRILREAFADLLPEWIARDTAKKTFTLPLMKWMRQPRWKDRIMDTLTSRTARDRGWLDAVEVDRHLKRYYTATVDDKRAWRLSQTVWLMFVLESWAKR, from the coding sequence ATGTGCGGATTCATCGGCTGGTTCCAATCCAAAGGCCCACTGGGGCAGGGGAGGCGTGCGCAGCTTTCGGAGGCGTTGAAGCTCATCACGCATCGCGGGCCGGATGATGGCAGCGAGGCGGTCGGTGGGGAGAGTGAAGGCCTCGGCTGGTACATGGGCTTCCGCCGTCTGGCCATTCAGGACCTGTCGCCGGCTGGTCGCCAGCCGATGCAGTTCGGCGGTGGCAGGTACACGCTGACCTTCAATGGCGAGATCTACAATCACCACGATCTGCGCCATGCGGAGTTGAAGGATGCGGCCCTGTCCTCGACGGGAGACACCGTTGTGCTCGGTACGCTGCTCGCACAGAGAGCACCGGCACAGGTGCTTTCGCTGCTGAGGGGCATGTTTGCCTTCGCCTGGTGGGATGAGCAGGAGGAGTCGCTGGTGGCCGCTCGGGACCACTTTGGCATCAAGCCTCTCTATTACGTGGAGGTCGATGGGGCGCTCTTCCTGAGCTCGGAGATCAAGGTGATGCGGAAGCTTCTGGGCGACCGGGCGACCGTTTCCCAAGCGGCGCTGGCGCAGTATTTCCGGTGGGGTTCCATCCAAGGGCCGGATACCATGCTGGAGGGTGTACGCTCGCTACCACCCGGGCATTTGTTGCGGTGGAAACAGGGCAAGCTCAGTGTTGAGCGGTATTTTATCCCGCAGTGGCCGGGAAAAGAAGCGTGGGTCACGGACCCCACCGAAGCCCGCAAACTGGTGCGAAATGGCATCACGGAAAGCGTCCGGGCCCATCTCATTAGCGACGTCCCGGTGGGCGTCTTCCTCAGCGGCGGGCTGGATTCCACCCTCATGGCCGCCATCATGCGGGAACAGGGGATGACCGGCATCCAGGCCTTCAGCATCGGGTACGAGGAGAATGCGGGCGTGCCAGATGAAAGTGACACCGCCTCGCGCACGGCGGCCTTCCTCGGCTGCAAGTTCACCCGCGAACGGCTCACGGCGGATGGCCTCTTCGACAAGCTGGATGGTTACCTCGGCAGCCTCGACCAACCCACGGGCGACGCCCTGAACACCTGGCTGGTCTCTCAAGTGGCCGCCAAGGACGTGAAAGTCACCCTGAGCGGTCTGGGGGCGGATGAGTGGTTCGGCGGGTACAACTACCACCGCCTCATCAACCTGGCCCTGCGTGTGCCTGCCCATGCCACTTTTGGCAAGGTCGCAGGTCCTTTGGTGAAGCTCGCGGAGAAGTTCCTCCCGGCCGGGGTGCAGGGGCATAAGTCCTGGAAGGCCCTGTCCTATGCCAGCGGTGCAGCCGGTACCGAGCTGGCCGCGATGCACGCTCATGCGCGGACTATCTTCAACCGCTCCGAGATTGCCGCCCTGCTGACGTGTCCGGAAGCCAAGGTGGACGCCATCAGTCTCCGCAACGATCTGCGGGACACGCTCATTTCCAAACTCTCCGAGCGCGCGCCTGACGCATGGCTGCACCAGCTCCTGCTACTGGAAACGGAGACCTACCTCGCCAACACCCTGCTGCGGGATAATGACGTCACCAGCATGGCCCACTCTCTGGAGTTGCGCGTGCCTTTGGTCGACCGCGAAATCTTCACCCTTGCGGGCCGCATCGCTCCCGAGGCCAAGTTGAACATGCAGGGTGGGAAACGCATTCTCCGTGAGGCCTTTGCAGACCTGCTGCCCGAGTGGATTGCCAGAGACACGGCCAAGAAGACCTTCACCCTGCCGCTTATGAAGTGGATGCGCCAGCCCCGCTGGAAGGATCGCATCATGGACACCCTGACCAGCCGCACCGCCCGCGACCGGGGCTGGTTGGATGCCGTTGAGGTTGATCGCCATCTGAAGCGCTATTACACTGCGACTGTGGACGACAAACGTGCATGGAGGCTGAGCCAGACGGTGTGGCTCATGTTTGTTCTGGAGTCGTGGGCAAAACGATAG
- a CDS encoding NAD(P)/FAD-dependent oxidoreductase: MLQVSQLRLPVDHSDKDLRRAISKILGIKPDFIRRVKVKQRAVDARKRDEVLFCYTLLVDVDREQGVLKRAGKPGRVELVPDETYRELPEAPASEQAESGEGTPAVAAKPAIHKKPRVVVVGTGPCGLLCGLLLARQGFKPILLERGKAAGPRARDVTGFWRRGLDFNPDSNVQFGEGGAGTFSDGKLYTQIRDREHRIPWILRELVKAGAPEDILVKSRPHIGTDRLIKVVRTIREEIIALGGEVRFETRVKDVVIEKGVMQAVVTAQGETIEADKFVFAVGHSSRDTFEALHARGVPFEAKPFSVGVRIEHPQGLVDRSQFGQWAGDPKLGAAAYKFAVHAATGRTAYSFCMCPGGLVVAATSEPDMVVTNGMSSYARAESNANAGFMVDVRPEDFPANDPLGGIKFQRALEKKAFAMGGSNYRAPAQLLEDFIKGKASTGQGKVKPSYEPGVTWGNLHDLLPDYVCETLIQSVPLIEKGLRGFSLPDAVLTGAETRSSSPVRIPRDPETCECISVKNFLPAGEGAGYAGGIISAAVDGMRVAEMLIHQAV, encoded by the coding sequence ATGCTTCAAGTCAGCCAGCTTCGCCTTCCCGTGGACCACTCCGACAAGGATCTGCGCCGGGCGATCTCCAAGATCCTGGGTATCAAACCGGACTTCATTCGCCGCGTCAAAGTCAAGCAGCGTGCTGTGGATGCTAGGAAGCGGGATGAGGTGCTCTTTTGCTACACGCTGCTGGTGGACGTGGATCGTGAGCAGGGCGTGCTCAAGCGCGCCGGCAAGCCGGGTCGCGTGGAACTCGTGCCGGATGAGACGTATCGCGAGCTTCCGGAAGCGCCTGCATCGGAACAAGCTGAGAGTGGCGAGGGCACGCCGGCGGTGGCCGCCAAGCCTGCCATTCACAAAAAGCCGCGTGTGGTCGTGGTGGGCACCGGTCCTTGTGGATTGCTGTGCGGGTTGCTGCTGGCGCGACAGGGGTTCAAGCCCATCCTGCTGGAACGTGGCAAGGCTGCAGGCCCTCGCGCCCGTGATGTCACCGGTTTCTGGCGGCGCGGACTGGATTTCAATCCGGATTCGAACGTGCAGTTCGGCGAAGGTGGTGCGGGCACGTTCTCCGATGGCAAGCTGTACACGCAGATCCGTGATCGCGAGCACCGCATCCCATGGATCCTGCGCGAACTGGTGAAGGCCGGGGCACCGGAGGACATTCTCGTGAAGAGCCGTCCACACATCGGCACGGATCGTCTTATAAAGGTGGTACGTACCATTCGTGAGGAGATCATCGCGCTCGGTGGTGAAGTGCGGTTTGAGACGCGGGTGAAGGACGTGGTGATTGAAAAGGGCGTCATGCAAGCGGTGGTGACAGCGCAAGGCGAGACCATCGAGGCTGACAAGTTCGTCTTCGCTGTGGGACACAGCTCCCGGGACACGTTTGAGGCATTGCACGCGCGCGGTGTTCCTTTTGAGGCCAAACCCTTCTCCGTGGGCGTGCGTATCGAGCATCCCCAGGGACTGGTGGATCGGTCGCAATTTGGGCAGTGGGCGGGCGACCCGAAGCTGGGCGCAGCAGCGTACAAGTTTGCCGTGCATGCCGCCACCGGCCGCACCGCCTACAGCTTCTGCATGTGTCCCGGCGGTCTTGTCGTAGCCGCCACCAGCGAGCCGGACATGGTGGTGACCAATGGCATGAGCAGCTACGCCCGCGCCGAGTCAAATGCGAACGCCGGCTTCATGGTGGACGTGAGACCGGAAGACTTCCCCGCGAATGACCCGCTGGGTGGCATCAAATTCCAGCGCGCTCTGGAAAAAAAGGCGTTCGCAATGGGTGGGTCAAACTACCGTGCGCCAGCGCAGCTCCTGGAAGACTTCATCAAGGGGAAGGCGAGCACCGGACAGGGAAAGGTGAAGCCGTCCTATGAGCCAGGCGTCACATGGGGAAATCTCCATGACTTGCTGCCGGACTATGTGTGCGAGACGTTGATTCAGTCCGTACCACTGATTGAAAAGGGACTGCGTGGGTTCTCTTTGCCCGATGCCGTACTCACTGGAGCGGAGACCCGAAGCTCCTCTCCCGTGCGCATCCCTCGCGATCCGGAAACGTGCGAGTGCATCAGCGTGAAGAATTTCCTGCCCGCGGGCGAGGGCGCAGGCTATGCCGGCGGCATCATCTCCGCAGCGGTGGATGGCATGCGGGTGGCGGAGATGCTGATACACCAGGCGGTCTAG